The proteins below come from a single Phorcysia thermohydrogeniphila genomic window:
- a CDS encoding S1 RNA-binding domain-containing protein, with product MKLLTTLDFLVKGETGVEGEFAKLLEDSFKRLNQEVITGTVVKVTDHEVFVDFGWKSEGVVSVKELGYKPKVGDKIDVCIVEPETEEGYALLSVNCARSIKEWERVATEIEKKGVVRGRIRQRVRGGYKVQLEDGLTVFLPMSQVDIMPVTKPDDWLDREIEAKVLSVDRKRRSIVISRRRLLEEKRAEKRKETLKRLKEGDIVEGTVKNIVDFGIFVDVDGVDGLVHKSDISWSGLKTPFDVAKIGDRIRVKIRKIERDKERLVLSLKEVTEDPWKKVEEKYRPGMEVEGIVVKEDKRGYWVELPGDIAGYVPAVSLPKGVKLKYKHRYKFTVDRVDAEKRRVILKWQEELQK from the coding sequence ATGAAGTTGTTGACTACCTTAGACTTCTTGGTGAAGGGGGAAACTGGAGTGGAAGGGGAGTTTGCCAAGCTGCTGGAAGATAGTTTTAAGCGCCTCAATCAGGAGGTTATAACGGGCACAGTTGTTAAGGTTACTGACCACGAGGTCTTTGTTGACTTTGGCTGGAAGTCGGAAGGGGTAGTCTCTGTAAAGGAGCTCGGCTACAAACCGAAGGTAGGGGACAAAATAGACGTTTGCATCGTTGAGCCTGAAACAGAAGAGGGTTACGCCCTCCTCTCTGTTAACTGTGCCCGTTCAATAAAGGAATGGGAAAGGGTTGCTACGGAGATAGAGAAGAAAGGTGTTGTAAGGGGAAGGATAAGGCAGAGAGTTCGTGGGGGGTATAAGGTTCAGCTGGAGGATGGGCTTACCGTTTTCCTGCCGATGTCGCAAGTTGACATAATGCCGGTTACAAAGCCGGATGACTGGCTTGATAGAGAAATAGAGGCCAAGGTACTTTCCGTTGATAGGAAAAGGAGAAGCATAGTAATTTCCCGTCGGAGGCTCCTTGAAGAGAAAAGGGCGGAGAAGCGGAAAGAAACACTCAAGAGGCTTAAGGAGGGGGATATAGTAGAAGGAACCGTTAAGAACATAGTTGACTTTGGGATATTTGTTGACGTTGATGGGGTTGACGGTCTTGTTCACAAGAGCGACATATCGTGGTCTGGATTAAAAACGCCCTTTGATGTTGCAAAGATAGGCGACAGGATAAGGGTTAAGATAAGAAAGATAGAGAGAGATAAAGAAAGGCTTGTTCTCAGCCTGAAGGAAGTAACGGAGGATCCTTGGAAAAAGGTAGAAGAAAAGTACAGGCCGGGAATGGAAGTAGAAGGAATAGTTGTAAAGGAAGATAAAAGAGGTTACTGGGTGGAGCTCCCCGGCGACATCGCAGGCTACGTTCCTGCCGTGAGCCTTCCGAAAGGAGTAAAGCTAAAGTACAAGCACAGGTATAAATTTACCGTTGACAGAGTTGACGCTGAAAAGAGGAGAGTGATACTGAAATGGCAGGAAGAGCTCCAGAAATAA
- the rimP gene encoding ribosome maturation factor RimP encodes MEERIQEIVNRVRELLLPILEEGGFELVDIEFVREPVGWVLRIYADRPEGGITISDCQWISERIGTLLDVEDLIPHSYNLEVSSPGLDRPLKTRRDFERHKGVVVKIKTHEPMDNQRNFKGEVVATSERGVTVHDVSRNAEVEIPYENIKSARVDIDSLFNK; translated from the coding sequence ATGGAGGAAAGAATTCAAGAAATTGTAAATAGAGTAAGGGAGCTTCTTTTGCCAATTTTGGAGGAAGGCGGTTTTGAGCTTGTAGACATTGAGTTCGTGAGAGAGCCGGTAGGGTGGGTTCTGAGGATATACGCCGATAGACCTGAGGGCGGTATTACTATCTCTGACTGTCAGTGGATAAGCGAAAGGATAGGAACTCTCCTTGACGTTGAGGACCTTATTCCCCACTCCTACAACTTGGAAGTTTCCTCTCCCGGACTTGACAGGCCTTTAAAGACCCGCAGGGACTTTGAGAGGCACAAGGGAGTTGTAGTGAAGATAAAGACCCACGAGCCTATGGACAACCAGAGAAACTTTAAAGGTGAGGTTGTTGCAACGTCAGAAAGGGGCGTTACGGTACACGATGTATCAAGGAACGCAGAAGTAGAAATACCCTACGAAAATATCAAGAGCGCAAGAGTGGACATAGATTCCCTCTTCAACAAGTAA
- the nusA gene encoding transcription termination factor NusA, which translates to METLGKSIELLCREKGISKEDVIEAVKVGIINAAKKAGYRGKLVVKIDEDGKDFGIYQEKVVVESVKDPDHEISLEEAKELFGEDVKLGDKVLIEIKTEELGRIAAKTAYQVIHDKITEAERRALYDYFKQKIGDVISGTVKEIRRNGDIVVDLGRVVGILPKEEKIPKERYKIGDRVRAYIYDVVFDYKHYNRRKPSRIDDYPPPYVILSRTHPKFLKRLMEIEIPEVADGLVEIKAVAREPGVRAKVAVKALADYIDPLGACIGVKGSRIIPISKELSGEKVEIIEWSDDVAELVARALSPAKVLHAESYEDENGELRVEVVVPDDQLSLAIGKHGVNARLASKLVGQTGQIVGIDIIKESDYRKLEELEAMEDEE; encoded by the coding sequence ATGGAAACTCTCGGTAAAAGTATAGAACTCCTATGCCGTGAAAAGGGCATATCCAAAGAGGACGTTATTGAGGCTGTAAAGGTAGGAATTATCAACGCCGCTAAGAAAGCAGGGTACAGGGGAAAGCTCGTCGTAAAAATTGACGAGGATGGAAAGGATTTTGGCATATATCAGGAAAAGGTCGTAGTTGAGTCCGTTAAGGATCCAGACCACGAGATATCCTTAGAGGAGGCTAAGGAGCTCTTTGGGGAGGACGTAAAGCTTGGAGATAAAGTCCTCATTGAGATAAAGACGGAAGAGCTCGGAAGGATTGCCGCAAAGACCGCCTATCAGGTTATACACGACAAAATTACAGAGGCAGAGAGGAGAGCTCTCTACGATTACTTTAAACAGAAAATAGGGGATGTTATCTCTGGAACCGTTAAGGAGATAAGGAGAAACGGTGACATTGTAGTTGACCTTGGAAGAGTAGTTGGTATCTTGCCAAAAGAGGAGAAAATTCCAAAAGAAAGGTACAAAATAGGCGACAGGGTTAGGGCTTACATATACGACGTCGTCTTTGACTACAAGCACTACAACCGCAGGAAGCCTTCAAGGATTGATGACTACCCTCCTCCTTACGTGATTCTTTCAAGGACTCATCCAAAGTTCTTAAAGAGACTTATGGAGATAGAGATTCCAGAAGTTGCAGATGGGCTTGTTGAGATAAAGGCCGTTGCAAGAGAACCGGGAGTTAGAGCAAAAGTTGCCGTTAAAGCTCTCGCAGACTACATAGACCCTCTTGGTGCGTGCATTGGCGTTAAAGGGAGCAGGATTATCCCTATATCAAAGGAGCTCTCAGGTGAAAAGGTTGAGATAATTGAGTGGTCTGACGACGTAGCGGAGCTTGTTGCAAGGGCTTTATCCCCTGCCAAGGTTCTCCATGCAGAGAGCTACGAGGACGAGAACGGGGAGCTGAGGGTTGAGGTAGTTGTTCCAGACGACCAGCTCTCCCTTGCTATCGGTAAACACGGAGTAAATGCAAGGCTTGCCTCTAAGCTTGTTGGTCAAACCGGTCAGATTGTCGGCATAGATATAATCAAGGAGAGTGACTACAGGAAGCTTGAAGAGCTTGAAGCAATGGAAGATGAGGAATGA
- a CDS encoding YlxR family protein codes for MRACAGCKVKDETDKFIRFVVFEGKPLPDLARKLPGRGFNVCPTYSCIKSFVKKRFKNKVTPEEVYETTLKALKEYFLHLLSLSHRTGVTVIGQDNIKGVRSREGTLILASDLSEKTKKRLIKDSYLVVDNLFSSEEIGNALRKERRAGAVFVEKVGIGRKLYSVGEKLKKLLETGEF; via the coding sequence ATGAGGGCCTGTGCCGGCTGTAAGGTAAAGGATGAAACCGATAAGTTTATAAGGTTTGTCGTCTTTGAAGGGAAGCCCCTGCCCGACCTTGCGAGGAAACTGCCGGGTAGGGGCTTTAACGTATGTCCCACCTATAGCTGTATAAAGAGCTTTGTGAAAAAGAGGTTTAAAAATAAAGTAACGCCGGAAGAGGTTTACGAAACAACACTTAAGGCCTTAAAAGAGTACTTTCTCCACCTCCTTTCTCTTTCCCACAGAACCGGAGTAACGGTTATCGGACAGGACAACATAAAGGGGGTTAGAAGTAGGGAAGGGACGCTTATCTTGGCTTCGGACTTGAGTGAGAAGACAAAAAAGAGGCTAATAAAGGACTCTTACTTAGTCGTTGATAACCTTTTCTCCTCTGAGGAGATAGGGAACGCCCTGAGGAAAGAAAGAAGGGCTGGTGCTGTTTTCGTTGAGAAGGTTGGTATAGGCAGGAAGCTTTACTCGGTGGGGGAAAAGCTCAAGAAGTTATTAGAGACGGGGGAGTTTTGA
- the smpB gene encoding SsrA-binding protein SmpB: protein MAGRAPEIKNKKAYHDYEILEKYEAGIALKGTEVKSLREGKANLRDAFVRIEDGEAYLFNAYIAPYSHGNLFNHEPTRKRKLLLHKSEIKRLFGKSQEKGLTIIPLRMYFNERGKVKVEIALAKGRKKYDKREAIKRRELEREAQKAMKFYR, encoded by the coding sequence ATGGCAGGAAGAGCTCCAGAAATAAAAAACAAAAAGGCGTACCACGACTATGAGATACTTGAGAAGTACGAGGCTGGTATAGCGCTAAAGGGAACGGAAGTAAAGTCTCTACGGGAAGGAAAGGCAAACCTTAGGGATGCCTTTGTCAGAATAGAGGACGGTGAGGCTTACCTCTTTAACGCCTACATAGCTCCCTACAGCCACGGCAACCTCTTCAACCACGAGCCAACGAGGAAGAGAAAACTTCTCCTCCACAAGTCGGAAATAAAAAGACTTTTTGGAAAGAGTCAGGAAAAGGGTCTAACGATAATTCCCTTAAGGATGTACTTTAACGAGCGGGGGAAAGTAAAAGTAGAAATAGCTTTGGCCAAAGGAAGGAAGAAGTACGATAAGAGAGAGGCCATAAAGAGAAGGGAGCTTGAGAGGGAAGCCCAGAAGGCTATGAAATTCTACAGGTAA
- a CDS encoding PfkB family carbohydrate kinase, with protein sequence MRDILAFGSIVIDNVLLVKRFASVNETVQAEKYRYTYGGAGANVAVAAARLGAKSGVFAVSGYDFKRFNYERTLIEQGVDVRGVIENSNSPMPRSFIISIEGSDDQILYYYENRRETSKLLFKNQKFAEELSKEYKVLHFSTGHFEFYYRFLRSKKVPAVVSFDPGQETFSYPYRVVRILPYVHMLFMNNHEAKRIKELLKIRSLKEIKGPRLVCVSMGARGSVIIFNDRVYRVPAVKPAKLVDPTGAGDSHRAAFLVALLKGYDVPTAGKIASVVASFTIEAEGAQTSLPTWEKVIRRYERFFKEEFPEPQGSWEETKKLLLSSGK encoded by the coding sequence TTGAGGGATATACTTGCCTTTGGGAGCATAGTAATAGATAACGTTTTGCTGGTAAAGCGCTTTGCCAGCGTAAATGAGACCGTTCAAGCCGAAAAGTACAGGTACACCTACGGGGGAGCAGGGGCAAACGTTGCCGTTGCTGCGGCAAGGCTCGGAGCTAAGAGTGGGGTTTTTGCGGTCTCTGGCTACGACTTTAAGAGGTTTAACTATGAGAGAACCCTTATAGAGCAGGGAGTAGACGTAAGGGGAGTGATAGAGAACAGTAATTCTCCTATGCCGAGAAGCTTCATCATAAGTATAGAAGGTAGCGACGACCAGATACTCTACTACTACGAGAACAGACGGGAAACTTCTAAACTGCTCTTTAAAAATCAGAAGTTTGCTGAGGAGCTCTCTAAGGAGTACAAGGTTCTCCACTTCTCTACGGGCCACTTTGAGTTTTACTACAGGTTTCTAAGATCCAAGAAAGTTCCAGCGGTTGTAAGTTTTGATCCCGGTCAGGAGACTTTCTCTTACCCCTATAGAGTCGTTAGGATTCTTCCCTACGTTCACATGCTCTTTATGAATAATCACGAGGCAAAGAGGATAAAGGAGCTCCTGAAGATAAGGAGCCTTAAGGAGATAAAAGGTCCTCGCCTTGTATGCGTTTCAATGGGGGCTCGCGGTTCAGTTATCATCTTTAATGATAGAGTTTACAGGGTACCGGCGGTAAAGCCTGCAAAGCTTGTTGATCCGACAGGAGCAGGCGATTCCCACAGGGCGGCCTTTTTAGTTGCACTCCTTAAAGGTTACGATGTTCCTACTGCTGGTAAGATAGCATCTGTTGTTGCCTCTTTTACAATAGAGGCTGAGGGAGCCCAAACGAGCCTTCCGACTTGGGAAAAAGTTATTAGAAGGTATGAGCGCTTCTTTAAGGAGGAGTTCCCTGAACCGCAGGGCTCTTGGGAGGAGACGAAAAAGTTACTGTTAAGCTCTGGGAAGTGA